The following coding sequences are from one Streptomyces venezuelae window:
- a CDS encoding TetR/AcrR family transcriptional regulator produces the protein MGAVTAADRAPKQDRSRATRQKLLEAAVSCLAEHGWAGSTVSVVAERAGVSRGAAQHHFPTREDLFTAAVEYVAEQRSTALRALPAQDRASVVAALVDLYTGPLFRAALHLWVAASNEPALGSRVTELESRVGRETHRIAVSLLGADESRPGVRETIQGLLDMARGLGLANLLTDDGARRERVVAQWTVLVESALQV, from the coding sequence ATGGGTGCTGTGACCGCCGCCGACCGGGCGCCCAAGCAGGACCGCAGCCGCGCGACCCGGCAGAAACTCCTGGAGGCCGCGGTGTCCTGCCTCGCCGAACACGGCTGGGCGGGCTCCACGGTCTCCGTGGTCGCCGAGCGGGCCGGGGTCTCGCGGGGCGCGGCGCAGCACCACTTCCCCACGCGGGAGGACCTGTTCACGGCGGCCGTGGAGTACGTCGCCGAACAGCGCTCCACCGCTCTGCGCGCCCTGCCCGCGCAGGACAGGGCCTCCGTGGTCGCCGCCCTCGTCGACCTCTACACCGGCCCGCTCTTCCGCGCGGCGCTCCACCTGTGGGTGGCCGCGTCGAACGAACCGGCGCTCGGGTCGCGGGTGACGGAACTGGAATCCCGCGTGGGCCGCGAGACGCACCGCATCGCGGTCTCCCTCCTCGGCGCGGACGAGTCGCGCCCCGGCGTCCGCGAGACGATCCAGGGCCTCCTGGACATGGCGCGGGGCCTGGGCCTGGCGAACCTGCTGACGGACGACGGGGCGCGGCGGGAGCGGGTGGTGGCGCAGTGGACGGTGCTGGTGGAGTCGGCGCTACAGGTGTGA
- a CDS encoding enoyl-CoA hydratase family protein, whose amino-acid sequence MSLTVSSPARGITTVTLDMPERRNALSAELVGALAEALGDLGADSATRAVLLTHTGPAFCSGADLKAPPDPAAFVALLRQIVALPKPVVARVDGHVRAGGLGLLGACDLAAAGPASSFAFTEVHIGVAPAVISLPLLPRLDPGAASRYYLTGERFDAAEAARIGLVTVAGEDADAALVPLLDGLRAAAPGALAETKKLLTARVLDAFDDQSDALTALSARLFGSTEARDGMTAFLERRERPWVL is encoded by the coding sequence GTGAGTCTCACCGTCTCGTCCCCGGCCCGCGGCATCACCACCGTCACCCTTGACATGCCCGAGCGCCGCAACGCGCTGTCGGCGGAGCTGGTGGGCGCCCTGGCCGAGGCGCTCGGCGACCTGGGCGCGGACTCCGCCACCCGCGCGGTCCTGCTCACCCACACCGGCCCGGCGTTCTGCTCGGGCGCCGACCTGAAGGCGCCGCCGGACCCCGCCGCGTTCGTCGCGCTGCTCCGGCAGATCGTCGCGCTGCCCAAGCCGGTCGTCGCCCGGGTGGACGGCCACGTGCGGGCGGGCGGGCTCGGGCTGCTCGGCGCGTGCGACCTGGCAGCGGCAGGCCCCGCCTCGTCCTTCGCGTTCACGGAGGTGCACATAGGAGTGGCCCCTGCCGTCATCTCCCTCCCGCTCCTGCCCCGCCTCGACCCGGGCGCGGCCTCCCGCTACTACCTCACCGGTGAGCGCTTCGACGCGGCTGAGGCGGCCCGCATCGGCCTGGTCACGGTCGCGGGAGAGGACGCCGACGCCGCACTCGTCCCCCTCCTGGACGGGCTGCGCGCGGCGGCGCCGGGGGCCCTGGCCGAGACGAAGAAGCTGCTCACGGCTAGGGTGCTCGACGCATTCGACGACCAATCGGACGCCCTCACGGCCCTGTCCGCGCGGCTCTTCGGCTCCACCGAGGCGCGCGACGGGATGACGGCGTTCCTCGAACGACGGGAGCGCCCATGGGTGCTGTGA
- a CDS encoding acyl-CoA dehydrogenase family protein, with translation MSATARSTVLETEEHQALRAAVAALGRRYGRDYVAKVAGSGGHPDELWADAAKLGYLGVNLPEEYGGGGGGIAELSIVLEELGAAGCPLLMMVVSPAICGTVIARFGTDEQKRTWLPGLADGTRTMAFGITEPDAGSNSHRITTTARRDPDSGDWLLTGRKVFISGVDIADATLIVGRTSDARTGNLKPCLFIVPRDAPGFERRRIDMELQAAEKQFELVLDDVRLPADALVGDEDAGLLQLFAGLNPERIMTAAFALGMGRYALSRAVEYAKERSVWKSPIGAHQAIAHPLAQSHVEIELARLMMQKAARLYDEGDDVGAGEAANMAKLAAADACVKAVDQSVHTLGGNGLTKEFGLASLIVASRVARIAPVSREMILNYVSHQTLGLPKSY, from the coding sequence ATGAGTGCCACCGCTCGCAGCACCGTCCTCGAAACCGAGGAGCACCAGGCCCTGCGCGCCGCCGTCGCCGCGCTCGGACGCCGGTACGGCCGCGACTACGTCGCCAAGGTCGCCGGCAGCGGCGGCCACCCGGACGAACTGTGGGCGGACGCCGCCAAACTCGGCTACCTGGGCGTGAACCTGCCCGAGGAGTACGGGGGAGGGGGCGGCGGCATCGCGGAACTGTCGATAGTCCTGGAGGAACTGGGCGCGGCCGGCTGCCCGCTCCTCATGATGGTCGTCTCGCCCGCGATCTGCGGCACGGTCATCGCCCGCTTCGGCACCGACGAGCAGAAGCGCACCTGGCTGCCGGGGCTCGCCGACGGCACCCGCACCATGGCGTTCGGGATCACCGAGCCCGACGCGGGCTCCAACTCGCACCGCATCACCACCACCGCACGCCGCGACCCGGACTCCGGCGACTGGCTGCTCACCGGCCGCAAGGTGTTCATCTCCGGAGTGGACATCGCCGACGCGACGCTCATCGTGGGCCGTACGTCGGACGCCCGCACCGGCAACCTCAAGCCGTGCCTGTTCATCGTGCCGCGCGACGCCCCCGGCTTCGAGCGGCGGCGGATCGACATGGAACTCCAGGCCGCGGAGAAGCAGTTCGAGCTGGTCCTCGACGATGTGCGGCTGCCCGCCGACGCGCTCGTGGGCGACGAGGACGCGGGCCTGCTCCAGCTCTTCGCGGGCCTCAACCCCGAGCGGATCATGACGGCCGCTTTCGCGCTCGGCATGGGCCGGTACGCGCTGTCCCGCGCCGTCGAGTACGCCAAGGAACGCAGCGTGTGGAAGTCCCCGATCGGTGCCCACCAGGCCATCGCGCACCCGCTCGCCCAGTCCCACGTCGAGATCGAACTGGCCCGTCTGATGATGCAGAAGGCCGCCAGGCTCTACGACGAGGGCGACGACGTCGGCGCGGGCGAGGCCGCCAACATGGCGAAGCTCGCCGCGGCCGACGCATGCGTGAAGGCCGTCGACCAGTCCGTGCACACGCTGGGCGGCAACGGCCTGACCAAGGAGTTCGGGCTCGCTTCGCTGATCGTCGCGTCCCGCGTGGCACGGATCGCCCCGGTGAGCCGGGAAATGATCCTCAACTACGTCTCGCACCAGACGCTGGGCCTGCCCAAGTCCTACTGA
- a CDS encoding acetyl/propionyl/methylcrotonyl-CoA carboxylase subunit alpha, with amino-acid sequence MISTLLVANRGEIACRVFRTCRELGIATAAVHSDADADALHVREADHAVRLPGAAPADTYLRGDLVVKAAQAAGADAIHPGYGFLSENAGFARAVLDAGLVWIGPPPEAIEAMASKTRAKELMGVAPLGDVTEADLPVLVKAAAGGGGRGMRVVRELDMLGAELEAARAEAASAFGDGEVFVEPYVEGGRHVEVQIMADAHGTVWPLGTRDCSLQRRHQKVIEESPAPGLAPSLVDELHAQAVRAARVTDYRGAGTVEFLVAGGRAHFLEMNTRLQVEHPVTEAVFGLDLVALQIRIAEGGALEKEPPTAHGHAVEARLYAEDPAAGWAPQTGTLHRIDVPGAVRLDSGYAAGDTVGVHYDAMLAKAVAYAPTRAEAVRRLAGALERAAVHGLVTNRDLLVRSLRHPEFAEARMDTGFYDRHADALASPVPDPHAPLAAALADAHGRSRFGGWRNLTSQLHLKRYRTEPDGTEHEVRYHHTRQGPAVDGVTVVEVAPGHVVLEVDGVRRRFTVSRYGDRVHVGTPAGDTALTPLPLLPEPTAHRAPGSLLAPMPGTVVRVADGITEGQQVTAGQPLVWLEAMKMEHRICAPASGTLTALHAVPGRQVEVGALLAVVQEGESS; translated from the coding sequence ATGATTTCCACCCTGCTGGTGGCCAACCGGGGCGAGATCGCCTGCCGTGTCTTCCGCACCTGCCGGGAGCTCGGCATCGCCACGGCCGCCGTGCACTCCGACGCCGACGCGGACGCCCTGCACGTACGGGAGGCGGACCACGCCGTACGGCTGCCGGGCGCGGCGCCAGCCGACACGTACCTGCGCGGCGACCTCGTCGTGAAAGCCGCGCAGGCCGCTGGTGCCGACGCGATCCACCCCGGCTACGGCTTCCTCTCCGAGAACGCGGGCTTCGCCCGCGCCGTCCTGGACGCCGGACTCGTCTGGATCGGGCCGCCGCCCGAGGCGATCGAGGCGATGGCGTCCAAGACGCGCGCCAAGGAACTGATGGGCGTCGCGCCGCTCGGCGACGTCACCGAGGCCGACCTGCCCGTCCTGGTGAAGGCGGCGGCCGGGGGCGGCGGGCGCGGCATGCGCGTCGTACGCGAACTGGACATGCTGGGCGCCGAGTTGGAGGCCGCGCGGGCGGAGGCCGCCAGTGCCTTCGGGGACGGTGAGGTGTTCGTCGAGCCGTACGTCGAGGGCGGGCGGCACGTCGAGGTGCAGATCATGGCCGACGCGCACGGCACCGTATGGCCGCTCGGTACCCGTGACTGCAGCCTCCAGCGCCGACACCAGAAGGTGATCGAGGAGTCGCCGGCCCCGGGCCTCGCCCCCTCGCTCGTCGACGAGCTGCACGCGCAGGCCGTGCGCGCCGCACGCGTCACCGACTACCGGGGCGCGGGCACCGTCGAGTTCCTGGTGGCGGGCGGACGCGCGCACTTCCTGGAGATGAACACCCGCCTCCAGGTCGAACACCCGGTGACGGAAGCCGTGTTCGGACTCGACCTCGTCGCGCTGCAGATCCGGATCGCCGAGGGCGGCGCCCTGGAGAAGGAGCCGCCGACCGCCCACGGCCACGCCGTCGAGGCCCGCCTCTACGCCGAGGACCCCGCCGCCGGCTGGGCCCCGCAGACCGGCACCCTGCACCGCATCGACGTCCCCGGCGCCGTCCGCCTCGACAGCGGATACGCGGCGGGCGACACCGTCGGCGTGCACTACGACGCGATGCTGGCCAAGGCCGTCGCGTACGCCCCGACCCGCGCCGAGGCCGTGCGCAGACTGGCGGGCGCCCTGGAACGCGCCGCGGTCCACGGCCTCGTCACCAACCGTGACCTGCTCGTACGCTCCCTGCGGCACCCCGAGTTCGCCGAGGCCCGCATGGACACCGGCTTCTACGACCGGCACGCCGACGCCCTCGCGTCCCCCGTTCCCGACCCGCACGCCCCGCTGGCCGCCGCGCTCGCCGACGCACACGGACGGTCCCGGTTCGGCGGCTGGCGCAACCTCACCTCACAGCTCCACCTCAAGCGGTACCGCACCGAGCCCGACGGCACGGAGCACGAGGTCCGTTACCACCACACCCGGCAGGGCCCGGCCGTCGACGGCGTCACCGTCGTCGAGGTGGCCCCGGGGCACGTCGTCCTCGAAGTCGACGGCGTACGACGGCGGTTCACCGTCAGCCGCTACGGCGACCGCGTGCACGTCGGCACACCCGCCGGAGACACCGCCCTCACCCCGCTGCCGCTGCTCCCCGAACCCACCGCCCACCGCGCACCCGGCTCCCTGCTCGCCCCCATGCCCGGCACCGTCGTCCGTGTCGCGGACGGCATCACCGAAGGGCAGCAGGTGACCGCAGGGCAGCCGCTCGTCTGGCTGGAGGCGATGAAGATGGAGCACCGCATCTGCGCCCCCGCCTCCGGAACGCTCACCGCCCTGCACGCCGTGCCCGGCCGCCAGGTCGAGGTCGGCGCGCTGCTCGCCGTAGTCCAAGAGGGAGAGTCGTCATGA
- a CDS encoding acyl-CoA carboxylase subunit beta: MTVLASALDPASAEYAEHREAMLDRLAELGAEQDKALAGGGEKYVARHRERGKLLARERIELLLDPDTPFLELSPLAAWGSDYPVGASMVTGIGVVEGVECLITANDPTVRGGASNPWTLKKAFRAHEIGHANRLPSIHLVESGGADLPSQKEIFIPGGALFKHLTQSSAAGIPTIAVVFGNSTAGGAYVPGMSDHVIMVKERAKVFLGGPPLVKMATGEESDDESLGGAEMHARTSGLADHLAEDERDALRRARRVVARLNWRKAYADPGPAEPPEYDEEELLGIVPGDLKKPFDPREVIARIVDGSDFDEFKPLYGSSLVTGWAALHGYPVGILANAQGVLFSEESQKAAQFIQLANQRDIPLLFLHNTTGYMVGKEYEQGGIIKHGAMMINAVSNSRVPHLSVLMGASYGAGHYGMCGRAYDPRFLFAWPSAKSAVMGPQQLAGVLSIVARASAAAKGQPYDDEADAGLRAMVEQQIEAESLPMFLSGRLYDDGVIDPRDTRTVLGLCLSAIHTAPYEGARGGFGVFRM; encoded by the coding sequence GTGACCGTCCTCGCCTCCGCGCTCGACCCCGCGAGCGCCGAGTACGCCGAGCACCGCGAGGCCATGCTGGACCGGCTCGCCGAGCTCGGCGCCGAGCAGGACAAGGCGCTCGCGGGCGGCGGTGAGAAGTACGTCGCCCGGCACCGCGAGCGCGGCAAGCTGCTCGCCCGCGAGCGCATCGAACTGCTCCTCGACCCGGACACCCCGTTCCTGGAGCTGTCGCCGCTCGCCGCCTGGGGCAGCGACTATCCCGTCGGCGCCTCCATGGTCACCGGCATCGGCGTCGTCGAGGGCGTGGAGTGTCTGATCACCGCCAACGACCCGACGGTCCGGGGCGGCGCCTCCAACCCGTGGACGCTGAAGAAGGCGTTCCGGGCGCACGAGATCGGGCACGCCAACCGGCTGCCGTCCATCCACCTCGTGGAGTCGGGGGGCGCGGACCTCCCCTCCCAGAAGGAGATCTTCATCCCGGGCGGGGCCCTCTTCAAGCACCTCACGCAGTCCTCGGCGGCAGGCATCCCGACCATCGCCGTCGTCTTCGGCAACTCCACCGCGGGCGGCGCCTACGTCCCCGGCATGAGCGACCACGTGATCATGGTCAAGGAGCGCGCGAAGGTCTTCCTCGGCGGCCCGCCCCTGGTGAAGATGGCGACCGGCGAGGAGAGCGACGACGAGTCGCTCGGCGGCGCCGAGATGCACGCCCGCACCTCCGGCCTCGCCGACCACCTCGCGGAGGACGAGCGCGACGCGCTGCGCCGGGCCCGCCGGGTCGTGGCGCGCCTCAACTGGCGCAAGGCGTACGCGGACCCGGGACCCGCCGAGCCGCCCGAGTACGACGAGGAGGAGCTCCTCGGCATCGTCCCCGGCGACCTGAAGAAGCCCTTCGATCCGCGCGAGGTCATCGCCCGCATCGTCGACGGGTCCGACTTCGACGAGTTCAAGCCGCTGTACGGAAGCTCCCTCGTCACCGGGTGGGCCGCCCTGCACGGCTATCCCGTCGGCATCCTCGCCAATGCTCAGGGCGTCCTCTTCAGCGAGGAGTCGCAGAAGGCCGCCCAGTTCATCCAGCTGGCCAACCAGCGCGACATCCCGCTGCTCTTCCTGCACAACACCACCGGCTACATGGTCGGCAAGGAGTACGAGCAGGGCGGCATCATCAAACACGGCGCGATGATGATCAACGCGGTCAGCAACTCGCGGGTGCCGCACCTCTCCGTGCTCATGGGCGCCAGCTACGGCGCCGGGCACTACGGCATGTGCGGGCGCGCCTACGACCCCCGCTTCCTCTTCGCCTGGCCCAGCGCCAAGTCCGCCGTCATGGGCCCGCAGCAGCTCGCGGGCGTCCTGTCGATCGTCGCCCGCGCCTCCGCCGCCGCGAAGGGGCAGCCCTACGACGACGAGGCGGACGCCGGGCTCCGCGCCATGGTCGAGCAGCAGATCGAGGCCGAGTCGCTGCCCATGTTCCTGTCCGGACGGCTCTACGACGACGGGGTCATCGATCCGCGCGACACCCGCACCGTCCTCGGCCTCTGCCTCTCCGCGATCCACACCGCGCCCTACGAGGGCGCGCGCGGCGGCTTCGGCGTCTTCCGGATGTGA
- a CDS encoding acyclic terpene utilization AtuA family protein, translated as MTRNPRPRPRPRPLRVGNASGFYGDRFDAMREMLTGGQLDVLTGDYLAELTMLILGRDRLKDPARGYAKTFLRQLEECLGLARERGVRIVANAGGLNPAGLADAVRELAGRLGLGETRVAHVEGDDLRARFPHALTANAYLGGAGITACLNAGADVVVTGRVTDAALVTGPAAAHFGWGPTEYDRLAGAVVAGHVLECGAQATGGNYAFFAEQGAQRGADLLRHPGHPLAEIHEDGSCVITKHDRTGGFVDVGTVTAQLLYETQGARYAGPDVTARLDTVALTQEGPDRVRIDGVRGEAPPPTLKAGLNRLGGFRNEVVFVLTGLDIEAKAAVVRTQVEDALDHAKSRPAQVRWELARTEREDAPTEESASALLRLVVRDADADIVGRTLSGAAIELALASYPGFHVTAPPGKGSPYGVFEAAYVERDTVEHVAVLPDGERRLVPSGADTLVLEELRPAPLPPPLPPGPARRAPLGLVAGARSGDKGGDANVGVWVRSDDAWRWLAHELTVDRLRELLPETAELRVVRHDLPNLRALNFVVEGLLGEGVAAQARFDPQAKGLGEWLRARHLDIPEVLL; from the coding sequence GTGACCCGGAACCCACGCCCACGCCCCCGCCCCCGCCCTCTCCGCGTCGGCAACGCCTCCGGTTTCTACGGAGACCGGTTCGACGCCATGCGGGAGATGCTGACCGGTGGGCAACTCGACGTGCTCACCGGGGACTATCTCGCCGAGCTCACCATGCTCATCCTCGGGCGTGATCGACTGAAGGACCCCGCGCGCGGGTACGCCAAGACCTTCCTGCGGCAGCTGGAGGAGTGCCTCGGGCTCGCCCGGGAGCGCGGTGTGCGGATCGTCGCCAACGCAGGCGGGCTGAATCCGGCGGGGCTCGCGGACGCCGTACGGGAGTTGGCCGGGCGGCTCGGGCTCGGCGAGACGCGGGTCGCGCACGTCGAGGGCGACGACCTCCGCGCCCGCTTCCCCCACGCCCTCACCGCCAACGCCTACCTCGGCGGCGCCGGCATCACCGCGTGCCTGAACGCGGGTGCCGACGTCGTCGTCACCGGGCGCGTCACCGACGCCGCCCTCGTCACCGGGCCCGCCGCCGCGCACTTCGGATGGGGGCCGACGGAGTACGACCGGCTCGCGGGAGCCGTCGTCGCCGGGCATGTCCTGGAGTGCGGAGCGCAGGCCACCGGCGGCAATTACGCCTTCTTCGCCGAACAGGGCGCCCAGCGCGGCGCGGACCTCCTGCGGCACCCCGGTCACCCCCTCGCCGAGATCCATGAAGACGGCTCCTGTGTCATCACCAAGCACGACCGCACCGGCGGCTTCGTCGACGTCGGCACGGTCACCGCGCAGCTCCTCTACGAGACGCAGGGCGCCCGGTACGCAGGCCCCGACGTCACCGCACGCCTCGACACGGTCGCCCTCACCCAGGAAGGTCCCGACCGCGTCCGCATCGACGGGGTACGCGGTGAGGCGCCGCCCCCGACCCTCAAGGCGGGCCTGAACCGGCTCGGCGGGTTCCGCAACGAAGTCGTCTTCGTGCTCACCGGACTCGACATCGAGGCCAAGGCCGCCGTCGTCCGCACCCAGGTCGAGGACGCCCTCGACCACGCCAAGTCCCGCCCCGCGCAGGTGCGGTGGGAGCTCGCCCGCACCGAGCGCGAGGACGCGCCCACCGAGGAGAGCGCCAGCGCCCTGCTCCGCCTCGTCGTGCGGGACGCCGACGCGGACATCGTCGGCCGCACCCTCAGCGGTGCCGCGATCGAACTCGCCCTGGCCAGTTACCCCGGCTTCCACGTGACGGCGCCGCCAGGCAAGGGCTCCCCGTACGGGGTCTTCGAGGCGGCGTACGTCGAGCGGGACACCGTCGAACACGTGGCGGTCCTGCCCGACGGGGAGCGGCGCCTGGTCCCGTCCGGCGCCGACACCCTCGTACTGGAAGAACTGCGGCCCGCGCCCCTGCCCCCGCCCCTGCCGCCCGGCCCCGCCCGCCGCGCCCCTCTCGGCCTCGTCGCCGGAGCCCGCAGCGGCGACAAGGGTGGTGACGCCAACGTCGGCGTGTGGGTGCGGTCCGACGACGCCTGGCGGTGGCTCGCCCACGAACTCACCGTCGACCGCCTGCGCGAACTCCTCCCGGAGACCGCGGAGCTGCGGGTCGTCCGGCACGACCTGCCCAACCTGCGCGCCCTGAACTTCGTCGTCGAGGGACTGCTCGGCGAGGGCGTGGCCGCGCAGGCCCGCTTCGACCCGCAGGCCAAGGGCCTCGGCGAGTGGCTGCGCGCCCGCCACCTCGACATACCGGAGGTACTGCTGTGA
- a CDS encoding TIGR03084 family metal-binding protein — MSDALPVLDDLRSESDELDGLVAELSDEGWSLATPAPGWTVAHQIAHLTWTDRAALLAATDPDAFAAEVEKAAAAPGSFVDEGAAEGAVLPPAELLARWRAGRDDLWRTLSEAPAGARLPWYGPPMAVPSMASARLMETWAHGQDVADALGVTRAPTDRLRHVARIGVRARDFAFAVRGLSAPVEEFRVELTSPMTGELWTYGPEDAAQRVTGPALDFCLLVTQRAHRSDLAVRAEGPDADHWLDIAQAFAGPPGAGRRAKSDGAGGTR, encoded by the coding sequence GTGTCCGATGCCCTGCCCGTGCTCGACGACCTGCGCAGCGAGAGCGATGAACTCGACGGTCTAGTGGCGGAGTTGAGCGACGAGGGATGGTCCCTCGCCACCCCCGCCCCCGGCTGGACCGTCGCCCACCAGATCGCGCACCTCACCTGGACGGACCGCGCGGCCCTGCTCGCCGCCACCGACCCGGACGCGTTCGCCGCCGAGGTCGAGAAGGCCGCCGCGGCGCCCGGCTCGTTCGTGGACGAGGGCGCGGCGGAGGGTGCGGTGCTGCCGCCCGCCGAACTCCTCGCCCGCTGGCGGGCGGGCCGCGACGACCTGTGGCGGACCCTGAGCGAGGCCCCGGCGGGCGCGCGTCTGCCCTGGTATGGGCCCCCGATGGCCGTCCCGTCCATGGCCTCGGCCCGGCTCATGGAGACGTGGGCGCACGGCCAGGACGTGGCGGACGCGCTCGGCGTGACGCGCGCGCCGACGGACCGGCTGCGGCACGTGGCGCGGATCGGGGTGCGGGCCCGTGACTTCGCCTTCGCCGTACGGGGACTGAGCGCCCCGGTCGAGGAGTTCCGGGTCGAGCTGACGTCGCCCATGACGGGGGAGCTCTGGACGTACGGCCCCGAGGACGCCGCCCAACGCGTGACGGGCCCCGCCCTCGACTTCTGCCTTCTGGTCACCCAACGGGCCCACCGCTCGGACCTGGCGGTACGGGCGGAGGGCCCCGACGCGGACCACTGGCTGGACATCGCCCAGGCGTTCGCGGGCCCACCGGGTGCGGGGCGGCGGGCGAAGTCGGACGGTGCGGGAGGCACCCGATGA
- a CDS encoding C40 family peptidase: MQTPRFIEAAPVDCTCGHCSAAAGPDRAGQSRCGTVRGAVVAAVGAAVLVGAAAGTASAEAAPSHAGWDGSKYWYKDATGWWRWTSHYDKYVARGGKGAAATKGKSAPAGTGKRRSASAPEPVFRGRQGWDAIDRVYWYRKGGHWYWTSHRYKYERYTGRTGTTAPTTPHRPSTDPGPGTPRRHGTEAAISYAMRHLGDPYVWGGNGPHGWDCSGLVMAAYRQAGIALPRVADAQYRATQPISRGQLRRGDLVFWSSDGSASGVHHVAIYLGGGQYLEAPRPGKNVRVSSFSWYDPNLYGRVR, translated from the coding sequence GTGCAGACTCCCCGATTCATCGAAGCCGCGCCCGTCGACTGCACCTGCGGACACTGCTCGGCCGCGGCCGGACCGGACCGGGCCGGGCAGTCGCGCTGCGGCACCGTGCGCGGTGCCGTGGTCGCCGCCGTCGGCGCGGCCGTGCTGGTGGGCGCCGCCGCCGGGACGGCGTCGGCGGAGGCCGCCCCGAGCCACGCGGGCTGGGACGGCTCCAAGTACTGGTACAAGGACGCGACCGGCTGGTGGCGCTGGACGTCGCACTACGACAAGTACGTGGCGCGCGGTGGAAAGGGCGCCGCGGCCACCAAGGGGAAGAGCGCGCCCGCGGGTACCGGTAAGCGCAGGTCCGCGTCCGCTCCGGAGCCCGTCTTCCGCGGCCGACAGGGCTGGGACGCCATCGACCGCGTCTACTGGTACCGGAAGGGCGGGCACTGGTACTGGACCAGTCACCGGTACAAGTACGAGCGGTACACGGGACGTACGGGCACCACCGCCCCCACCACCCCGCACCGCCCCTCCACGGACCCCGGCCCCGGCACCCCCCGCCGCCACGGCACCGAGGCCGCCATCTCGTACGCCATGCGTCACCTCGGCGACCCCTACGTATGGGGCGGCAACGGTCCGCACGGGTGGGACTGCTCGGGCCTGGTGATGGCGGCGTACCGGCAGGCGGGCATCGCCCTGCCCCGCGTCGCCGACGCCCAGTACCGCGCCACGCAGCCCATCTCGCGGGGGCAGCTGCGCCGCGGTGACCTCGTGTTCTGGAGCAGTGACGGGAGCGCGTCCGGCGTCCACCACGTGGCGATCTATTTGGGCGGCGGCCAGTACCTGGAGGCGCCGCGGCCCGGCAAGAACGTGCGGGTCTCGTCGTTCAGCTGGTACGACCCGAACCTGTACGGGCGGGTCCGCTGA
- a CDS encoding SPFH domain-containing protein — translation MPEEPKAPRELVVRNRRDSIPMDLLFRGDTAELPKPSKPSKSTESPKPPEPSQASPAAPESARLPTGAPPRPDRDVVERRGPACSGWWAVLVALLALAGAGWLAWAGGFVPGRVTESLRLPGPPRPRHGFDAAGWAAVCGCWAVALVAVGGLTRGRAGSAWVLSLFGRYRGSVRRTGLVWISPLMLRRRVDVRLRHWRSEPMVAVDAQGVELRVVVLVVWQVKDTARALLTVDDHTAYLAEQVEAVTARVASRLPADSYRDPADDGGDVPTLRDAEAVGDALTRALAAECRAVGIEVFSARPTRVEYAPEVAAAMQRRQIAAIDAKHRDSVLTSVLDAVDDTVRRLTDRGLVTLDDYERKALVKDLTVAFYTARGSAVDPH, via the coding sequence GTGCCGGAAGAACCGAAGGCTCCCCGAGAGCTCGTCGTACGCAACCGGCGCGACTCCATACCCATGGATCTCCTCTTCCGTGGGGACACGGCCGAGCTGCCGAAGCCGTCGAAGCCGTCGAAGTCGACGGAGTCACCGAAGCCGCCCGAGCCGTCCCAGGCTTCGCCCGCCGCGCCGGAGAGCGCGCGGCTGCCGACCGGGGCTCCTCCCCGCCCCGACCGGGACGTCGTCGAGCGGCGCGGGCCCGCGTGTTCCGGGTGGTGGGCCGTGCTCGTGGCCTTGTTGGCACTCGCGGGGGCGGGGTGGCTGGCCTGGGCCGGCGGGTTCGTGCCCGGACGCGTCACGGAGTCCCTGCGCCTGCCCGGACCGCCGCGGCCGCGCCACGGGTTCGACGCGGCAGGGTGGGCGGCCGTCTGCGGCTGCTGGGCCGTCGCGCTCGTCGCGGTCGGCGGGCTCACCCGGGGGAGGGCCGGGAGCGCGTGGGTGCTGTCGCTCTTCGGGCGCTACCGGGGCAGCGTACGGCGCACCGGACTCGTCTGGATCAGCCCCCTGATGCTGCGCCGGCGCGTCGACGTACGGCTGCGGCACTGGCGCAGCGAACCCATGGTCGCCGTCGACGCGCAGGGTGTGGAGCTGCGGGTCGTCGTCCTGGTGGTGTGGCAGGTCAAGGACACCGCGCGGGCGCTCCTCACGGTCGACGACCACACCGCCTACCTGGCGGAACAGGTCGAGGCGGTGACCGCGCGCGTGGCGTCACGGCTGCCCGCGGACTCGTACCGCGACCCCGCCGACGACGGCGGCGACGTGCCGACCCTGCGGGACGCCGAGGCCGTCGGTGACGCGCTCACCAGGGCGCTGGCCGCGGAGTGCAGGGCCGTCGGCATCGAGGTGTTCTCGGCCCGGCCCACCCGCGTGGAGTACGCCCCGGAAGTGGCCGCGGCCATGCAGCGCCGCCAGATCGCCGCGATCGACGCCAAGCACCGGGACAGCGTGCTCACGTCGGTCCTGGACGCCGTGGACGACACCGTCCGCAGACTCACCGACCGAGGACTCGTCACGCTCGACGACTACGAACGGAAGGCCCTGGTGAAGGACTTGACCGTGGCCTTCTACACGGCGCGGGGGAGCGCCGTCGACCCGCACTGA